The Nitrospira sp. genome window below encodes:
- the moaA gene encoding GTP 3',8-cyclase MoaA, which yields MSQLPDSFAPSKVVDAHDRPLGSLRLSVTDRCNLRCQYCMPEEDYVWLPREDVLSFEEMATLTGYFADLGVDKVRLTGGEPLLRRDLSRLVRLLLQDRRIAEIALTTNGILLADNAQELYEAGLHRVTVSLDTLRPERFRQLTRRDEFARVIEGIESVGRVGFTGLKLDTVAIRGFNDDELVALIEFAKHYRAEVRFIEYMDVGGANDWAMAKVLSQAAILETLTQHYGPIVPLPGRGTAPAQRFLLPDGTTFGIIASTTQPFCSTCDRSRVTADGMWYLCLYASKGADLRQPMRAGASPDRMRELISAGWQGRRDRGAESRKALEEVGLRNGKLIGIDQLRGDPHLEMHARGG from the coding sequence ATGTCGCAGTTGCCTGACAGTTTCGCTCCTTCCAAAGTGGTGGATGCCCATGATCGCCCGCTGGGCAGTTTGCGGCTCTCTGTCACGGATCGCTGCAATCTTCGCTGCCAGTACTGTATGCCAGAAGAAGACTATGTCTGGTTGCCGCGCGAAGACGTCCTGAGCTTCGAGGAGATGGCGACGCTGACTGGCTATTTTGCCGACCTCGGCGTCGATAAGGTCAGGCTGACCGGCGGTGAGCCATTGCTGCGCCGGGACTTGTCTCGTCTCGTCCGGCTGCTCCTGCAAGACCGGCGGATTGCTGAGATCGCCCTGACGACCAACGGTATTCTGCTCGCGGATAATGCGCAGGAGCTGTATGAGGCCGGACTGCATCGAGTCACGGTCAGTCTGGATACGTTGCGCCCTGAACGGTTCCGGCAGCTGACGCGGCGGGATGAGTTTGCGCGGGTTATCGAAGGGATTGAGTCGGTCGGGCGTGTCGGTTTCACCGGGCTCAAGCTCGATACCGTGGCGATTCGTGGATTTAACGATGACGAGCTGGTGGCGCTGATCGAGTTTGCGAAGCACTATCGGGCCGAGGTGCGGTTCATTGAATATATGGATGTCGGCGGGGCCAATGATTGGGCCATGGCGAAAGTGTTGTCGCAGGCAGCCATCCTTGAAACATTGACACAGCACTATGGTCCGATTGTCCCGCTGCCGGGGCGCGGGACCGCGCCGGCTCAGCGGTTCTTGTTGCCTGACGGAACCACCTTCGGCATCATCGCGTCGACCACGCAGCCGTTCTGTTCGACCTGTGACCGGAGTCGCGTGACCGCCGATGGCATGTGGTACTTGTGTCTCTATGCGTCGAAGGGGGCGGACCTTCGGCAGCCGATGCGAGCCGGTGCCAGTCCTGACCGGATGCGCGAGTTGATCAGCGCGGGCTGGCAGGGCCGGCGTGACCGGGGCGCCGAATCGCGCAAGGCTTTGGAGGAGGTCGGGTTGCGCAACGGCAAGCTGATCGGGATCGATCAACTTCGGGGCGATCCGCACCTGGAAATGCATGCCCGTGGCGGGTGA